The Cinclus cinclus chromosome 28, bCinCin1.1, whole genome shotgun sequence genome window below encodes:
- the C2CD4C gene encoding C2 calcium-dependent domain-containing protein 4C translates to MWLLERLRGVAENGGSRGAGTEESSRGSRYSNVLTPDKIPDFFIPPKLSAAPAEAEGSEVPAAAALGASVSEQDLARRKPPRSPRPSSRSRSRTTGRHIIQIETAEDWTEGSCGTNVDPQAQTAMSLPYVPKAQTSYGFATLMESPHTRRKESLFHSEHSSLCPSPVTSPSAQRKAKLNGESGRRTPADLGAALMHPGRYFSGGESDTCSSAESSPFGSPLLSRSVSLLKLFSQESQSKVIKLKHSVARNSSLSTDDSSADTSPSAQRRARSAPAGTQPPTALLPLDLPAGRDREHSLRLSRGGSLRLAAEYDPSNARLRVRLVSAEDVYDALVDLRSINCCVSLCLNPGKLQKQRSTIVKNSRNPVFNEDFFFDGLGPGHARKMSLKLKVVNKGSSLKRDTLLGEKELPLTALLSCL, encoded by the coding sequence ATGTGGCTCCTGGAGCGGCTGCGCGGGGTGGCGGAGAACGGCGGGTCCCGGGGCGCAGGAACAGAGGAGTCCTCGCGGGGGTCCCGCTACAGCAACGTCCTCACCCCCGACAAGATTCCCGACTTTTTCATCCCACCCAAGCTGAGCGCGGCGCCCGCCGAAGCTGAAGGCTCCGAGGTCCCCGCAGCGGCTGCTCTGGGTGCCTCAGTCTCAGAACAGGACCTGGCCAGGCGCAAGcccccccgcagcccccgcccGTCCagccggtcccggtcccggacCACCGGGCGGCACATCATCCAGATCGAGACCGCTGAGGACTGGACCGAGGGGAGCTGCGGCACCAACGTGGACCCGCAGGCACAGACGGCCATGTCGCTGCCCTACGTGCCCAAGGCTCAGACCTCCTATGGTTTCGCCACGCTGATGGAGAGCCCGCACACCCGGCGCAAAGAATCACTCTTCCACAGCGagcacagcagcctctgccccTCGCCCGTCACCTCGCCCAGCGCCCAGCGCAAAGCCAAGCTCAACGGCGAGAGCGGCCGCCGGACACCCGCTGACCTCGGCGCAGCCCTCATGCACCCCGGGCGCTACTTCAGCGGCGGCGAGAGCGACACGTGCTCCTCAGCAGAGTCCTCCCCCTTCGGCTCCCCGCTGCTCTCCCGCTCCGTCTCCCTGCTGAAGCTCTTCAGCCAGGAGAGCCAGTCCAAGGTCATCAAGCTGAAGCACTCGGTGGCCCGCAACAGCTCGCTGTCCACTGACGACAGCTCGGCTGACAccagccccagtgcccagcGCCGCGCCAGGAGCGCCCCGGCCGGGACTCAGCCTCCCACCGCCCTGCTGCCCCTGGACCTGCCCGCGGGCCGTGACCGGGAGCACAGCCTGCGGCTGAGCCGGGGCGGGAGCCTGCGCCTGGCTGCCGAGTACGACCCCTCCAACGCCCGGCTGCGTGTGCGCCTTGTGTCCGCTGAGGACGTCTACGATGCCCTCGTCGACCTGCGCAGCATCAACTGCTGCGTCTCGCTGTGCCTCAACCCTGGGAAGCTCCAGAAGCAGCGCAGCACGATTGTCAAGAACAGCCGCAACCCTGTCTTCAACGAGGACTTCTTCTTCGATGGGCTGGGCCCCGGCCACGCCAGGAAGATGTCCCTGAAGCTCAAGGTGGTCAATAAGGGCAGCAGCCTTAAGCGGGACACGCTGCTgggggagaaggagctgccGCTCACGGCCCTTCTGTCCTGCCTGTAG